The Centroberyx gerrardi isolate f3 chromosome 24, fCenGer3.hap1.cur.20231027, whole genome shotgun sequence genome includes a region encoding these proteins:
- the zc3hc1 gene encoding zinc finger C3HC-type protein 1, with protein sequence MATLGSSRGDRLSNSNHQKSSFASPEKVRELLNEGVSSADSKSNSFQGDLKVVEPNSIAQAPCEATNKEAFFSRVESYSCLRWAGKPRTLSPLRCARYGWINVGCDMLKCSSCQAFLCASLQPTLDFEKYESRIAEISRQLQTQHEKFCPWPDFPCPERFWLVPASEPSALLTAFLDRFQSACLLEQQLPAMKPEQLKSMSLTEDVISVVLQLIEEEQKKQGGTPSSEPLAVQVAACIVSLCGWAASPSLRAMNLPILTCSYCMRKVGLWNFYQMEGTGGEVDAFPNTLSPSAQTPGPASAATQEAQGDRSASASPTPATAPCRMKLRSQDTSRSDQGEGTSSPLVLRARSRDSPSPSEELPSPLTRGKRNATRGRGQGDSSVADGTASPQHTPKRLRLSSAGGPDGPLHRNAFDPLAQHRDWCPWVNVGKENANPGAIPLLDGDYALHQQGWKAALDLLMPMKKNSNTGERSPAQGPHAKSKRVFAIFRQWQVSSPSQ encoded by the exons CAATGAAGGAGTGTCTTCCGCAGACAGCAAATCTAATAG TTTTCAAGGGGATTTGAAAGTTGTGGAACCAAACAGCATTGCTCAAGCACCTTGTGAGGCAACCAACAAAGAAGCCTTTTTCTCAAGAGTGGAGTCCTATTCA TGTTTGCGATGGGCAGGAAAGCCCCGCACGCTCTCCCCTCTGAGGTGTGCCAGATATGGCTGGATCAACGTAGGCTGTGATATGCTCAAGTGCTCCAGTTGCCAGGCTTTCCTCTGTGCATCACTGCAACCGACTTTGGACTTCGAAAAAT ATGAATCCCGCATTGCAGAGATATCAAGGCAGCTGCAGACGCAGCATGAGAAGTTTTGTCCTTGGCCTGACTTCCCATGTCCAG AGCGGTTCTGGCTGGTCCCTGCCTCTGAGCCCTCAGCACTGCTTACTGCCTTCTTGGATCGCTTCCAGAGCGCCTGTCTCCTTGAACAGCAGCTGCCTGCCATGAAGCCAGAGCAGCTCAAATCCATG TCTTTGACTGAGGATGTCATCAGCGTTGTGCTGCAGCTGATCGAGGAAGAGCAGAAGAAACAGGGCGGCACTCCGTCTTCTGAACCTTTGGCCGTCCAGGTGGCTGCATGCATCGTTTCTCTCTGTGGCTGGGCTGCTAG CCCGTCTCTGCGCGCCATGAACCTGCCCATCCTCACCTGCTCCTACTGCATGCGCAAGGTGGGCTTGTGGAACTTCTACCAGATGGAGGGAACGGGAGGCGAGGTAGACGCCTTTCCAAATACTCTAAGCCCCTCTGCCCAGACGCCGGGTCCCGCCTCAGCAGCCACACAGGAAGCCCAGGGGGACCGGTCTGCCTCCGCCTCACCCACTCCTGCCACAGCCCCCTGCCGCATGAAGCTGAGGAGCCAGGACACCAGCCGCTCTGATCAG GGTGAGGGCACGTCGTCCCCCCTGGTGCTGCGCGCCCGCAGCAGAGACTCCCCCAGCCCCAGCGAAGAGCTGCCCAGTCCCCTGACCAGGGGCAAGAGGAATGCGACCCGGGGCCGAGGACAGGGGGACAGTTCAGTGGCTGATGGGACAGCCAGCCCCCAACACACTCCCAAACGCCTGCGCCTCTCATCAGCTGGCGGTCCT GACGGCCCTCTGCACCGGAATGCATTCGACCCGCTCGCCCAGCACAGAGACTGGTGCCCCTGGGTCAATGTGGGGAAAGAGAACGCTAATCCAGGAGCCATCCCCTTACTGGATGGCGACTACGCACTGCATCAGCAGGGCTGGAAGGCTGCTCTGGACCTCCTCATGCCCATGAAGAAGAACTCCAACACAGGGGAACGCAGTCCGGCACAG GGCCCTCATGCCAAGTCTAAAAGGGTGTTTGCTATATTCCGTCAGTGGCAGGTATCCTCTCCATCTCAGTAG